The DNA region GGGCTTCCAAGACAAGTGGATTGGGTGAATGAAAGGGTGCTTGGTTAATAGTAGGGTGTTGATTTTAGTGAATGGTAATCCTATAAATGAATTTTTGGTATCAAAGAGATTGAGGCAAGGAGATCTATTGACcgcttttctttttaatactgTGGCGGAATGTTTATGTGGTATGATGAGGGAAGCAATTAAAAAGAATCTCTATCAAAACTATAAGGTGGAGGATAATGAGATGCAAGTAAATTTTCTCCAATATCCAGATGACATTGGAAGAACTGACGTTCGATAATGTGGTGGTCATTAAAAATATCCTAAGGTGCTTCGAACTTGTCTCCCgtctaaaagttaattttttccgGGAGCAACCTTGGGGCAAGTGGTGTTGGGGAAGAGGTGCTGGAAAGGTATGCAAAGTTTCTAAATtggaaacttttaaaaattcctTTTGTTTATCTAGGTATTCCTATAGGAGCAAACCCTAGGTTAGAGTCCTCTTGAAAACTGGTGGTAGATAAATGCTCAAAAAAGTTGTCCCTTTggaaaaataaagtattatctTTAGCGGTAAGAGTGTGTCTCGCAAACTCTATTATGTCCTCTTtgcctttattctttttttctttttttaaatttccaaAAATAGTGGGAAAGAAGATTATTAGccttcaaatgatttttttgtggGGGGAGATGAAGATAAGAGAAAAGTAGCTTGGGATAGTTGGGATGATATTTGTAAGACAAAAGAGTGCGGTAGGTTGGGtgttaaaaatgttttcttgTATAATGAGGCTTTACTAGCAAAATGGAGGTGGGAATTTTTTCAAGAGAAGGGGTTGTTGTGGAGTGAAGGGTTGAAATCAAAATATGGAGGGTGGAGAGGTCTTTATGAGAGGAATGtccttcatcttcatctataTGGTGGAGGGACCTAAGAAAGGTTTGTTGTGCAAAAAGTGAGTCAAAATGGTTTGAGAAGTTTATTGAGTGGAAGGTGGGAGATGGTGAAaagacaaattttttatttgataattggGTAGGGGATCAACTGTTGGGAATATCCTTTCCTAGGCTGTTTCTCaactctaataaaaaaaatgatatggtTGCAAACATGGGAGGGTGGGAAGGGTTAACTTGGAGGTGGAAATTTGAGTGGCATAGGGAGTGGTTTGAAAGGGAGATGGAGCAAGTTAATTTTGGTGGACTAGTGCAGAATGAAATTTTAGACAGAGGGGAGGGAGACTAATGGAAGTGGTTGCAACATAGCTCTGTTGTATATACGGTGAAATCTGCCTATAAAGCTATAATTGGAGAAATGATGGGCAGTCAGCTCGAGGATACATATGTACAAATGTGGAAAATTAAATTGCCACCAAAAGTAATCATACTCTTGTGGAGAACAATGTCAAATAAACTGCCAACGGGAGAAAATATAAGGAAAAGAAATATACAAGTACAAAATTGGAATTACTCATGCCCTTTGTGTGGAGAAGGAGATGAAACAACAAATCATATTCTTCTCTCATGTAAAGAGGCTGTGAGAGTGTGGAACTTTGTTACTAGAGGAATGAATTATCTGTTTTTGTTACcagaaaatataaaaggaaCACTTCTCACAACATATTTTGATTATGGGTAAGACACTACTAGCAAATGAAAGATGGAAGTATTTGTGGTGCTCAATCGTGTATGTTATgtggagaaatagaaataaaagaatttttctgAGCAAGGTTACACCCATAGAGGAGGTCATACAGGATGTATTGTTTCACTGCTGGACTTGGGTGAATCATAAAATGAATGCGTTATTGATGAAGCCATTGTGAAGTTTTGCTAACATTTAgggaaaaaagttattatgtTTCAACTAAGCAATAATTATTGGGATTACAACTATATTTAGTGGGCATAAtggttatttaatattttcatcttGTAGTTTGCTAAATATGATATAACCACTAGAAGGGTCCAGGAACATTTGACATGTAATATGTAAATGGGTATCTCTTATACCTTTTTGGTTACATAAAAGTATTTttgctggaaaaaaaattatataaaaacttcAGCAAATTTActcaaaaagttattttatttgaagGCAAAATGTTTTGGACAAGTTGAAGGTCAAATCTAGGATGAAAGATCAATTCCTTAGAATGTTGACTACGGTCAACGAATGGTTTGGAATAAAGATCAATTACTCCAAATATAATTCCTTACTAAGGACGCAAAGCTCATAAAAATGCCTAAGTTATAAAATTccttctttaaaattaaatcagcAGTAGCATtgtaaccaaaaataaataaataaatatatgaatcaTCACTAGCACCATCTAAATAAGCTTTTTCTTGTGGAAGTATCGCTTCAAATGCCACAACTGCAGAACTGAAACTGCAATGCAGACACCCAAGGACATAAAACTAAACCACGCCACTCTGGCATTTGTGGACTCACTCACGTTCCTTATCTCTGCTTCCCTGAGTAAATatcccaaaaacaaaacaaaaaataatacatcagaaaagttaaaatcatttgcaacaaataatattttgggGAGGAGGGTGTTGACATAACAAAAATTACCTGCCCCTCAGAAAGATCAAATTCTCGTGGACAGCCTCCACTGTTCCTTCTAGCTTTCTCAACTGAAGCTCTATTCCCTAGTCATATCAATCACGTGTGGAGGATCATGTCAGCAAAATTGAGCATTATAAAGATGAGATAGAATTGTATTTTTAGTTTCCTAATTGTCTGTAATTTCTAATTTTGGTAtccctttaaaattattcacacaTTTTGTCCACTTTTTTTTACAATCACGCAATCTTAATTCTAAAGTCTAGATTTAGATGTTTACTGTTACAAATGAATGTTAATTGTCACGTGTCACGTTCTGATTAGACAATGACTATCACGTTTCATGTTCTGATTGAATGTCGACTCTATAAACGATGGAATGCATTGTTGTTGTCATTAGTCAATTAAAACATGACATATGTTAGTCATCGTCCAATCAAAACGTGACACGTGATAGTTAACATTTATTTGTAATAGTCAACGTCTAAATCTGGACGTAGGGACCAAGATTATCTGATTGGATTAAAAAGGAAGACAAAAtgtgtgaataattttaaagggagatcaaaattgaaattaaaaacaattaaagagactaaatttacaattttagctAAAgttaatgaaagaagaaaggtaGACTTCAATTCAAGGAAATACTAAATTACATATCATGGAATTCTATATAAAAACAACACCGAGAGTCTAAGACTCATTCTATAATAATCAATAGGCCTTTTAAGTatatgttaatatgttataGAAATTTATAGTTCTTGTAGTAAAAAAGATTGGTGTaattatataagattttattataattatatgagTGTGAATGATCTATTTAGTGAAAGAATTTGTGTTTAATTCTCATCGTATCTAAAATTTCTTTAGACCAACAACAATCATGTGAGATTAATCTCTAAATtaataagatgaaaaatatttatagtattTGATGatgaccaaaataaataaatgttatagtCCTGGTCAGATGTGACGTAGAACCAAAAAATTCTAGATGAAATTATTATCAGGCATATTAATAGATTATAAATACCAATGAAATATTTACCTCAATCTTCTCCTTTTTAGCAACCGAATCCCAATCCTTGGCTGCAATTCCAGTTTTCCAATCAAGGTTCACACTAACGTCTCCACCTCGTTCATTATGACCCAGCCAGAAACATGCTAAGTAGTTTCCACTTTCTCGAGTTGTAAAGGCGAAATTACCAATTGATATGTTCTCCATATGATGAAGATTGTTTCCATATGGTGATGTGACCTGATTAAAACATATTACTACAGGGAAAAAAATCATTGGAACAACCAACGGGATACCCGAGATGAGAAAATAATACTTACAAGTGATTGATATGATTGATCCCGTGATACGATCAGAAcagcaagataaaaaaaataaaataaaagatgtaaTATTTATACTGTTTGGGTGTATGAAAATCAGGTATAATTAGTACATGAATAATAATACACGAATATCTGCGCTGCATATATATGCCTACTTGacactcttaattttttttcttacggGATCTTGTttctatcatatttatatttctatCTCTCTGTAAGTGTAAAATAGGACATAGGTATCATGCACCATTTTCCTTCTAATAATGTGTCAAGGTTATTGCTCAATCCCCATTAAAGAATAATGATATATAAGTTGACACTATACATTATATATACTTATTAACGTACACTCTATTTTTGTCTATCTCTCTTGTTATATATCTCTTCCTTGCTCTTGACATAGATTAAAACAAGGTGAGCATGAATCGTTTGAAAGAATGATATAATATTTGAGATCACAATGCAACAGTATCTCGCAGAGACTTATTTGTTTAGCATGCAAGCATTCAGGCCGAAACAATAATGAATGAATGTATTGAATTTGAAGAGAGATCCGAGGCAGGAAAGGAAAGAAATCAGAAAAGGGTGCGCGAAAAGCGAAACCTTGACGGAAATGGTGGAGTTATGGGAATGATCATTCCCAGTGGTGACGACAGCGTAATCGCCCAAAACGACGACGTTGTTATGGATTTCTTCAGAAACGCACTTGGTGCCGGAGGGTGGTATGGTCAGCCCGAGAGCCCCAGAGGTTGAGAAGAAGaacgagaagaagaagaggaagacaaTTAACATTGACATTGACATAGCTCTCTTCTCCACACACACACTGTTTGTGAAATCAACCTCTCCTTCGTTCGATCGATCTAATTTTGATTTGAGGTTCTTCCGATGTGGCCAACAACGTAGTAACATGTAACATCTGTTCTGTCTTTCCTCCTACCTATCCTTTTTTTAGCTATTCTCTTCTCactattatactttttttccttttccatttccttttatccttttttccATTTATCACATTAACATTATActttgtatttttcttaattagatGTAAAGATTAACACAAACAGAATTATGTACTTTATGAGTATTTTTAATTCGAATCActtttaatatatagagacaaagaaaaacaacaagTATAATTTGgcgtttaaaaaaatagatgttaaaATATCATTGCTCTTACACTTTAACGAGGGGGAAGAAAATCAAAACTctgattatatttatattgagaAACGATATAACTAGAGTTATAATGAGGAGACAATATTCTCTCCATTTCAAAACTCTGATAATATTGAGAAACATTTAATTAACTTACATAAATTTAGACAAAAATGccctcatttattattttacgattttttatattatttccagCTACTTCATTTATACTTGTATGAAATACTTAATTTTCTATACTATTTCTACTTAAGAAAAAGCATTAATGCTTCACAATAAACAccttataaaatttaaagtcGTTAATGCTTCATTAAAAGCACTCTTAAATAATCAACTACATATAACAATATaatcgaaagaaaaaaaataacaaaaatacaaattaaaaattaaaaaacaaccaaagttttaaaataaaaaaataaattaaaacaaccgATAGCAATTGCATGGTCTAGCAGTAGTAGTAGCAGGAGTGAGTTGGTGTAGAAGGCCCAGATGGGGGAATTGCTCCCCTTGGCAACATCCCAAAGCCGATTAATGTTGATTGAATTAAACTTTGCATTTGCAAATTCAATTGCAAACCACCAGCACTAGGTGCCATTGCATGCTGCTGCTGAAAAGCATCATGTAGGTTTCTGGCCTCTGCAGAAAACATCATGAAACTCATCAAAGTTATTATTAGCACAAACACAAAGATCAACTGTTGCTGCATCTCCTTCGCcatgtttttaatctatttattattatttttgtgaatGAAATATAGTATTAACAGAGACAACTAAAAGCCTAGGAGAAAACCAACCCTATAGCAGAGTCTACCCTTAAGGCACTAACAGTAAAATCAAGCACACAACATCAAAGATCCGAAGACCATTATTAAATAGTGATGCCAGCAAAGGAATCGACTAGAACTTCATTGGCCTTAATTAAGAGTAACGCCatgctttaatttaatttattgcttTTACTATCGTTGTCTTAAATAAGAATTATGAAACCACTTTTCTTCCCGCTGATTtgtcataataaatatatatattttatatacatgAAAGTTTTGTGCgagttgaaatatatatatatatatatatataattcacccaaaaaaacatttttatgtgAATTTAATATTCATGTACTAAttcattcaaagaaaaatggcatcatttgaattataagattattattttaaaagttaacaaatttattatatacaatGAGATgtgattgaattttaaaaagttcatattttttttttaaatataccaACTTTATTTTCATACAAAACTAtcacagtattttttttttatcaaattatcaataattctAAATGTTAACTTATTCATTTCTATAAATACTTTCACtcccaaattttttttcttgaattaggacaccattttcttttcccaaaatttttttttgccaaaaatTCATATACTATTTTATGGTGAACTGTAAACTTGTTTTTACAATCATGGGATACGGATTAGACTAGAGGTTCACTGAAATTTATTTCTAGG from Glycine soja cultivar W05 chromosome 8, ASM419377v2, whole genome shotgun sequence includes:
- the LOC114421343 gene encoding transmembrane emp24 domain-containing protein p24delta3-like, with the translated sequence MLLRCWPHRKNLKSKLDRSNEGEVDFTNSVCVEKRAMSMSMLIVFLFFFSFFFSTSGALGLTIPPSGTKCVSEEIHNNVVVLGDYAVVTTGNDHSHNSTISVKVTSPYGNNLHHMENISIGNFAFTTRESGNYLACFWLGHNERGGDVSVNLDWKTGIAAKDWDSVAKKEKIEGIELQLRKLEGTVEAVHENLIFLRGREAEIRNVSESTNARVAWFSFMSLGVCIAVSVLQLWHLKRYFHKKKLI